In the Salvelinus namaycush isolate Seneca unplaced genomic scaffold, SaNama_1.0 Scaffold597, whole genome shotgun sequence genome, one interval contains:
- the LOC120041973 gene encoding 60S ribosomal protein L37a-like — protein sequence MAKRTKKVGIVGKYGTRYGASLRKMVKKIEISQHAKYTCSFCGKTKMKRRAVGIWHCGSCMKTVAGGAWTYNTTSAVTVKSAIRRLKELKEQ from the exons gCCAAGCGCACCAAGAAGGTGGGGATTGTGGGTAAATACGGCACGCGTTACGGGGCGTCGCTCAGGAAGATGGTGAAGAAGATTGAGATCAGCCAGCACGCCAAGTACACCTGCTCCTTCTGTGGCAAG ACTAAGATGAAGAGGAGGGCTGTTGGCATCTGGCACTGTGGGTCCTGCATGAAGACTGTTGCTGGAGGCGCCTGGACATACAA CACGACGTCTGCAGTCACAGTGAAGTCGgccatcaggagactgaaggaGCTGAAAGAGCAGTAG